The Campylobacter curvus genome includes the window GCTTGCGTTTTTATTGTTTGGCTCGATAGTTGTGAATTTAAGTAAAATTCCGCCTGTGAGGACGTTTGAAAACAAATTCCACTTTACCAAGCAATGCGCCGCTATCGCCATAAATTCGCGTAAATTTGTCTACGGCGTCTGCGTTTTGGTCGTAGTTTTCGGACTTTATGGCATCAGTAACCTAAAGGTCGAAAACAGCTTCATCGGCTATTTCAAAGAAGACACGCAGATCCGCCAAGGCATGCAGATCATAGACACCAAGCTAGGCGGCACGATCCCGGTAGACATCATCGTGACCTTTAAGGGTAGCGCACGGACAAAAGACGATAGCGGGCAAAAGGATGAATTTGAAAGCGAATTCGACGCGGATGCGAACGATGCGAAGTATTGGTTTAACAGCTATCACATGCGTGTCGCAGAAAAGATCCACGATCATCTAAAAAAGCAAAATTTCATCGGCAACGTAAGCTCACTAGGCACGCTTATCAAGGTCATGAAAGAGCTGAACAACGGCGAAGTCGATGATTTCCTACTCGCGGCAATGTATGAGAAGCTACCGCAAAACTACAAAAACATACTCCTGACCCCTTACGTGAGCGTAGAAAACAACCAACTGCGATTTAGCATGCGTATCATCGACAGTGATAAAAATTTGCGTCGCAACGAGTTTTTAAAAGAGCTCAAAGCCGGCGTAGAGCAGATCAGCAAAAACGACGATGTAAAGGTCGAAACGGTCGGCATGATGGTGCTTTATAACAACATGCTTCAAAATTTGCTAAGCTCGCAGGTCGATACTTTCGGGCTGACCGTGTTCATGCTATTTGTCGTATTTTGCTTTATATTTAAAAGTATCAAGCTGGCCACGATCGCCATAGTCTCAAACATCATCCCGCTTTGCACGCTATTTGGCGTGATGGGTATCTTTGGCATACCGCTTGATGTTATGAGTATCACAATCGCGGCCATCAGTATCGGCATCGGCGTCGATGACATCATCCATTATATACATCGCTTCCGCGAGGAACGCCTCACAAAAGGCATAGTAGAGAGCATAAAAGCCAGCCACGCCAGTATCGGATACGCGATGTATTACACCTCGTTCACGATATTTTTGGGCTTTAGCGTAATGATAACGAGCAACTTCATACCGACTATTTATTTTGGACTTTTGACCGATCTGGTTATGATCTTTATGCTGCTTGGCGCACTCATAATACTGCCAAGCCTCATCATAAGCTTTGTAAGAAGGTGAAATAAAATTTGGCTCTTATAATAAAATGCTGATAGCCTTAAACTAACGCTTCGCAAATCTTATTCGCTTCGCAAGACGCCGAACATATTCGCGTTGCTCGCAGCTTTTTAAGACGCTTCGTTGCACTCGCAACTGCAAGCAGACCGCGGTCAGCTTTATAGCTTCCCTCAAAATCGGCGGCGATAGTGTCGCTTCATAAGGTTTGACTTCACTTTGAGAGCTGAAAATCAATGAGATGTTTTAATGGAGATTAAAATTTCATTTCATTATCTTTAAAAATGAATAAACATCAGCTACGCCGTCAATGTGTTTGGCGTACCATATAGCGTGCTTTTCTTGCTCGATGCTATCCACGACTCCGCT containing:
- a CDS encoding efflux RND transporter permease subunit gives rise to the protein MRAIFKFILTFDKLIIALVLALSALFGYFSTKLSIDASAETLLLEHDPDLEAWREISKRYISPTYLVVTYTPKNGDLLANESLDLIKNLSDELAKNDMVQNVLSILNVPLLESVDGGLTGIFKHTPTLMDADINKSKAREEFSRSPLYSGNLISKDLKTTAIVLNLKDDEKFNELLNERNELSLKEQNGTISAAENVKFEEVKVEFKRYRDELRVKEHENLERIKASIAKFNSQNSLFLGGANMIADDMISFVKSDLYIYGISVLLLLGFSLWLFFRQIRWIVLPIFICAVSVVFTTGIFGLFGWEVTVISSNYIALQLIITISTVIHLIVSYREFYIKHPKYSQRQLVYLTLCDKFSPSFWAIFTTIIGFSSLVTADIKPVIMLGVMMSSGIAVSLVLAFLLFGSIVVNLSKIPPVRTFENKFHFTKQCAAIAINSRKFVYGVCVLVVVFGLYGISNLKVENSFIGYFKEDTQIRQGMQIIDTKLGGTIPVDIIVTFKGSARTKDDSGQKDEFESEFDADANDAKYWFNSYHMRVAEKIHDHLKKQNFIGNVSSLGTLIKVMKELNNGEVDDFLLAAMYEKLPQNYKNILLTPYVSVENNQLRFSMRIIDSDKNLRRNEFLKELKAGVEQISKNDDVKVETVGMMVLYNNMLQNLLSSQVDTFGLTVFMLFVVFCFIFKSIKLATIAIVSNIIPLCTLFGVMGIFGIPLDVMSITIAAISIGIGVDDIIHYIHRFREERLTKGIVESIKASHASIGYAMYYTSFTIFLGFSVMITSNFIPTIYFGLLTDLVMIFMLLGALIILPSLIISFVRR